From Deferrisoma camini S3R1, the proteins below share one genomic window:
- a CDS encoding BTAD domain-containing protein — MEARDLLPEFGDLAQEERWDEFAAQLARRGLVWWFEMDVPAIRRHMAALRPRRSPGLSPRLLLLEGAASPLPADRDLRQVLRDVTLLYRMFRVNRDAEGAAAACGLAIAALWDFGVDWSRSRPWADRIDRLAERKDLSPLARSSALAFRALMLLFHQGNLDQTLAALELQRQAAEEARSAAMTLYGATLQALALAYQGRTERAGVVLEETAPFLDRAPRTSYARLYHRIMLGIVLSTAGRPGKACETLRNVGVDLAPEDWRVSVRLLLQGARLLAASLARHEDEVPLLEASVRQLAVGEQVHFFAALMQFSVGLFYLGAGRPYRALVHAERGERAAARAESLPTQTMIRVLQALALADLNEKEEAAARLDEAMATCQDQGWVLFAEGAALDRAAILADRGETDEARKLLDGVRKLLPRGRPLLSAFRPPEFTQRLLDRLEIRTGPAGARWTIPDPDRPVQIRSLGGFSLTILGHTVYDRRWRSSRTQQLLKLLLALGGEKVPVDRLTELLWPDALGDQARANLKTALARLRVVGLPPGAEALRWLHWKHGRLSLSRSVVFADCLVFETAARAALRNRSAREMVRALELYQGDFLSGDGSHGVIESRREALRHLHVRLVEGVADRADRDGFRGDLNDLLSQAVAVNPMSERLYALKMKELIRRGYPVEALRTFRQAEAFFRDTLGIPPGPALRLLANKAKGGSD, encoded by the coding sequence ACCCGCAGACCGCGACCTGCGGCAGGTGCTGCGGGACGTCACCCTGCTGTACCGGATGTTCCGGGTGAACCGGGACGCCGAGGGGGCGGCCGCGGCCTGCGGGCTGGCGATAGCGGCCCTGTGGGACTTCGGGGTGGACTGGTCCCGATCCCGCCCGTGGGCCGATCGGATCGACCGGCTCGCCGAGCGGAAGGATCTCTCCCCCCTGGCCCGCTCTTCCGCGCTCGCCTTCCGGGCGCTCATGCTCCTGTTCCACCAGGGGAACCTGGACCAGACGCTGGCCGCCTTGGAACTCCAGCGCCAGGCCGCGGAGGAGGCCCGCTCGGCCGCCATGACCCTGTACGGCGCCACCCTCCAGGCGCTGGCCCTGGCATACCAGGGCCGTACGGAGCGCGCAGGGGTCGTTCTGGAGGAAACCGCCCCTTTCCTGGACCGGGCGCCACGCACCTCGTACGCCCGCCTGTACCACAGGATCATGCTCGGGATCGTGTTGAGCACGGCTGGCCGGCCGGGGAAGGCGTGCGAGACTCTTCGGAACGTCGGGGTGGATCTGGCCCCCGAGGACTGGCGGGTCTCCGTCCGGCTCCTGCTCCAGGGGGCCCGGCTACTGGCCGCTTCCCTGGCCCGCCACGAGGACGAGGTCCCCCTGCTCGAGGCCAGCGTCCGGCAGCTTGCGGTGGGCGAACAGGTCCACTTCTTCGCCGCACTCATGCAGTTTTCGGTGGGCCTGTTCTACCTGGGGGCGGGCCGGCCGTACCGGGCCTTGGTCCATGCCGAGCGGGGGGAGCGGGCGGCGGCCCGGGCCGAAAGCCTGCCGACCCAAACCATGATCCGGGTGCTCCAGGCCCTGGCCTTGGCCGACCTCAACGAGAAGGAGGAAGCAGCGGCCCGATTGGACGAGGCGATGGCGACCTGCCAGGATCAGGGATGGGTGTTGTTCGCCGAGGGGGCGGCTCTGGACCGGGCGGCCATCCTGGCCGACCGCGGCGAGACGGATGAGGCCCGGAAACTGCTGGATGGGGTCCGAAAGCTACTGCCTCGGGGGCGCCCCCTCCTGTCGGCCTTCCGGCCTCCGGAGTTCACGCAGCGCCTGCTGGACCGATTGGAGATCCGCACCGGGCCGGCGGGGGCGAGGTGGACGATCCCCGACCCGGACCGTCCGGTGCAGATCCGCAGCCTGGGCGGCTTCTCCCTGACCATACTCGGCCACACCGTGTACGACCGGAGATGGCGCTCCTCCCGGACCCAGCAACTGCTGAAGCTCCTGCTCGCCCTGGGGGGAGAGAAGGTGCCCGTGGACCGGCTGACCGAGCTCCTGTGGCCCGATGCCCTCGGCGACCAGGCCCGCGCGAACCTCAAAACCGCTCTGGCCCGGCTACGGGTCGTGGGCCTGCCCCCCGGAGCCGAGGCCTTGAGGTGGCTCCACTGGAAGCACGGCCGGCTCTCCCTCTCCCGCTCCGTCGTGTTCGCCGACTGCCTCGTGTTCGAAACGGCCGCCCGTGCCGCACTTCGCAACCGCTCCGCCCGGGAGATGGTCCGGGCCCTGGAGCTGTACCAAGGAGACTTCCTGTCGGGGGACGGCTCCCACGGCGTGATCGAGAGCCGGAGGGAAGCCCTCCGGCACCTCCACGTGCGCCTGGTGGAAGGGGTGGCGGATCGGGCCGACCGAGACGGGTTCCGGGGAGACCTCAATGACCTCCTCTCCCAAGCCGTGGCTGTCAACCCGATGTCCGAGCGGCTGTATGCGCTGAAAATGAAGGAGCTCATCCGCCGGGGGTACCCGGTGGAGGCTCTCCGGACCTTCCGGCAGGCGGAGGCGTTCTTCCGCGACACCCTCGGCATACCTCCCGGCCCGGCCCTCCGACTGCTCGCGAACAAAGCGAAAGGCGGCAGCGACTGA